In Schistocerca serialis cubense isolate TAMUIC-IGC-003099 chromosome 3, iqSchSeri2.2, whole genome shotgun sequence, the following proteins share a genomic window:
- the LOC126470280 gene encoding uncharacterized protein LOC126470280 isoform X1, whose product MTEPAGGSDKSFGTDVAGNAVSGRSEKSATLANLKALFQHQFDNEIITCVAASFGWNEWRSTKALKMLAGNQSEGVELGMDPLLHNKSESPVSSSHNEEIKPSSKNGFASNGNTQEAQQHMPGETSPRTAKETNIQTEEFVSPEMKTDNGDKSAVKGFTCASIDVEMATRAYSTISMKTNSPDSTDTYSQIKIETEACGSVGNEIKSGTDPKINIKHEKPNFMNCSPQIMVGCEHTPKDEQGKCAFCKFEQLLPGEESNNSDLDNYMMCELEADVQNRNLSTSSCLSEESLQKENCFSKNVCQVECGNGDCGYQAANCAEYVREGETPLNKSTESENSVNNCRQLEVTDVFKNREDSYCVSNIGEMSSVSGGEVHTNAKEVTSAPFEVSLLNKGDYNDQASYSTRISSSPLSGSVLLSSGYVDGIAVAVPPVTVACDTRITCGQDSICNDNKVVNQDGLLGEFVTLPFTQKNTHSKHTFDLENIDIIQGKTSDHVWSPLLAAETSDVSVEDKDAEDKVSGWLRDTEQSYSTDTAAVCHTVPVGEDHGEALCSRKVMDRVTDQSSSDVTESSIASLSSSNSSKDVREHNGVRKQTRCSKVDRLANIIIDGKKIMILMRGLPGSGKSTLARHLVRSTMGEEPHRFIHSTDNFFTVCGKGRYKFNPKFLHEAHAWNVKRVLADAVKGITPIIVDNTNLEASEMRPYATIAVRHGYRIEFLEPNTYWRYFVAECARRNTHGVPIQRVADMMHRFDRSITVAGLLGMYHLQLDASELIQPHVVTTRMPKHRRKKRKRNRLKRKIRKSLSEEKLMMDGDNILNLSKISDIVSCGTSYDSNCTIFSNVVGEKTNVFSKAVGETESSLLQKGESIVHENNQDSASPGTYTVDGLRSLKPVVAHLEGTEENVDNQQVERAAAVTEDLSNPGLDTRKVVDDLLNEEIGRECSASPDEYVLVKNSEFIFKKPHNIHKWLSERPPWVGNEKNCTLSNTLPSHVNEENTDNELSKTLENDNIQLNFNFDRQVNRLMEAMDHEETAELRSLDGRNCVKTEFEKTEHVIGDDCKRCSVDTTFPAHQSSDTSNEFVVTEKSKQNFSESVSRLEIDDKNEESAKKSSNGNYKIWKCGEKLASAAQHTEPTAVNDQTTANAENNYVLWDLEHGNVWGGEDPKPSVDVRIEEDLCLPKPPRISRKKLPVKDFLKESLHNLSQNATRPVQELDQWDTVEDPLSSWENRKKNNNMSTDVRRREDHSNASSKDSQGKFVPQPQRSLGCFSRSRKSASSVSQRQSPSEISDTAHKIRDMRPPRSLSAAGNYAVNDRSNWSKYSSSIEPTAWKSEQNLTPETLLHQCKAFPGTFEVTDGKTLVKDSIYTDCVTNTHYSDFLLLQQVNSSKEIPSDVKIIVGSCYAPITDKGSAVVQPAMSPHLRQNGKSVFDKSSMTEHEENFTKFSETEFKELLRAFPAVPIPHLQEIFQKCNRDINWTVDVLLELDYKGVEESPGIEMALEPCTLKISDKSENDLQIGVLPSVETEKTDQQSSYSNTRHTSEECWQPSELKSWQYEKETDKTNATPTRLSPSRTIRKDKNISPTAKELKEHIEQNIVLNKNCYSEHTLRIRKMRHGELLDMGEVTTSSNKNNDTILQIEDCDEVSASHGVIGSSAKQNILEPTASGAMLYPENAVTDAVVEHNNQNTDISSTNGDEATGISDSEAFVDIKLGEEFVSQLHELFGKSSYTTVCETSATVKLPLCLALQIHYYLMKHEEEQIKQQQDVMIKEDEELARKIQESYGRRSKDEKVPDLREIMDMEMALALYKADQTFSHHETKETLAIKLSKKILCEMFPTFRKEAILDVFSSTGNSFDNTLAVLIASTSEEEAKVAMSPEALSEHRSQLIEAAEETVKRGVETTSPLEDFDDITADGRGSNVLYIVERYREQAAHHYRRRSEYHMKAQEAFQKGMPSVAHYYSQLARLHKTHAQEASCRAATAISAAAPDSSNLDLHGLYVREAVCLLDSFLDAHIMRLKASGQSRRVLHVVTGRGNNSRGGQPRLRPAILQRLTQRSIKYEEVNEGLFRLVLSRNNDGKLVTIHLKRPPFTINLQL is encoded by the exons AATGGAGATCAACTAAAGCGCTGAAAATGTTGGCTGGGAATCAGTCAGAAGGAGTGGAATTGGGAATGGATCCTTTACTACACAACAAAAGCGAGTCACCAGTATCCAGCAGccacaatgaagaaataaagcccaGCAGTAAAAATGGATTTGCAAGTAATGGAAACACACAGGAGGCCCAGCAGCATATGCCTGGAGAAACAAGTccaagaactgccaaagaaacaaaCATACAAACAGAGGAATTTGTCTCTCCTGAAATGAAAACTGATAACGGGGATAAATCTGCAGTTAAAGGATTTACTTGTGCAAGTATAGATGTGGAAATGGCAACAAGAGCATATTCTACAATAAGTATGAAAACAAATTCACCAGACAGCACTGATACTTATTCTCAAATAAAGATTGAAACAGAAGCATGTGGAAGTGTAGGCAATGAAATTAAATCAGGAACAGAtcctaaaataaacataaaacatgaaaaaccaaacttcatgAATTGTTCTCCTCAGATAATGGTGGGATGTGAACATACACCTAAAGatgaacaagggaagtgtgcatTTTGTAAGTTTGAACAGTTGCTCCCAGGAGAAGAAAGTAACAACAGCGATCTAGATAATTATATGATGTGTGAGCTTGAGGCTGACGTCCAAAACAGGAATTTATCCACTTCATCCTGCCTCTCCGAGGAAAGTCTACAAAAGGAAAACTGCTTTTCCAAAAATGTTTGTCAGGTTGAATGTGGTAATGGTGACTGTGGGTACCAGGCAGCAAATTGTGCAGAATATGTTAGAGAGGGAGAGACACCATTAAATAAAAGTACTGAAAGTGAGAATTCAGTAAACAACTGCAGACAGCTTGAGGTTACTGATGTGTTTAAAAACCGGGAAGATTCTTACTGTGTCTCAAACATTGGTGAAATGTCTTCAGTTAGTGGAGGAGAAGTGCATACAAATGCCAAAGAGGTCACCAGTGCACCATTTGAAGTTAGTCTATTGAACAAGGGTGACTATAATGACCAGGCATCATATTCTACCAGGATTTCTTCAAGCCCACTGTCAGGCTCTGTACTGCTGTCCAGTGGTTATGTTGATGGAATTGCTGTTGCTGTACCACCAGTAACTGTAGCGTGTGACACCAGAATTACTTGTGGACAGGACAGTATATGTAATGACAATAAGGTTGTTAATCAGGATGGTTTATTAGGTGAATTTGTGACTTTacctttcacacaaaaaaatacacACAGTAAGCATACATTTGACCTGGAAAATATTGATATCATTCAAGGAAAGACCTCAGATCATGTTTGGTCACCATTGTTAGCTGCTGAAACAAGTGATGTTAGCGTTGAAGACaaggatgctgaagataaggtgtctGGTTGGCTTCGGGACACAGAACAAAGTTATTCTACAGACACTGCAGCAGTATGTCACACCGTACCAGTAGGCGAAGATCATGGTGAAGCACTGTGTTCCAGAAAAGTGATGGATCGTGTGACTGACCAGAGTTCTAGTGATGTGACAGAATCTTCTATTGCTTCATTAAGCAGTAGCAACTCCtctaaagacgtgcgagaacataATGGTGTTAGGAAACAAACTCGATGTAGTAAAGTGGACAGACTGGCGAACATCATCATTGATGGCAAGAAAATTATGATATTAATGCGTGGTCTCCCGGGTAGTGGTAAATCAACTCTAGCTAGGCATCTAGTACGCTCCACAATGGGAGAGGAACCTCATAGGTTCATCCATTCTACTGATAATTTTTTTACAGTGTGTGGTAAAGGTCGATACAAATTTAATCCCAAATTTTTGCATGAGGCACACGCGTGGAATGTAAAGAGAGTTTTGGCAGATGCTGTGAAAGGCATCACTCCTATTATTGTGGATAATACCAACCTGGAGGCATCTGAAATGCGACCCTATGCGACCATTGCCGTTCGTCATGGGTACCGCATCGAATTTCTTGAACCTAATACATACTGGCGCTACTTTGTTGCAGAATGTGCAAGGAGAAATACACACGGTGTCCCTATCCAGCGAGTGGCAGATATGATGCATCGCTTTGACAGATCTATTACGGTAGCCGGTCTTCTTGGTATGTACCATTTGCAGCTGGATGCCTCTGAACTAATTCAGCCTCATGTTGTCACTACAAGAATGCCAAAGCACAGACGTAAAAAACGTAAAAGGAATAGGTTGAAACGCAAAATACGAAAATCACTTTCAGAAGAAAAACTGATGATGGATGGTGATAACATTCTAAATCTGTCAAAAATCTCAGATATCGTATCATGTGGTACATCATATGATTCTAACTGTACAATATTTTCCAATGTTGTTGGTGAGAAAACAAATGTATTTTCAAAGGCTGTAGGGGAAACTGAAAGCAGCCTATTGCAAAAGGGTGAATCCATTGTACATGAAAATAATCAAGACTCAGCTTCACCTGGAACATATACAGTAGATGGACTTAGGTCTTTGAAACCTGTAGTTGCTCATTTGGAAGGCACTGAGGAGAATGTGGATAATCAGCAAGTAGAAAGAGCAGCTGCAGTGACTGAAGACTTGAGTAACCCTGGCCTAGACACAAGaaaagttgttgatgatctttTAAATGAAGAAATCGGACGAGAATGTAGTGCCTCACCAGATgaatatgtacttgtgaaaaacagcgaatttatatttaaaaaaccacACAATATTCATAAATGGCTGTCGGAACGACCACCCTGGGTAGGGAATGAAAAAAATTGTACTCTCAGTAACACACTTCCCAGTCATGTAAATGAAGAGAATACTGACAATGAATTATCAAAAACTCTGGAGAACGATAACATTCaactgaattttaattttgatagaCAAGTTAACAGACTAATGGAAGCCATGGATCATGAGGAAACTGCAGAGCTGCGAAGTTTGGATGGTAGAAACTGTGTAAAAACTGAATTTGAAAAAACAGAACATGTTATTGGAGATGACTGTAAAAGGTGTTCAGTAGATACTACCTTTCCTGCCCATCAGAGTTCTGATACAAGTAACGAATTTGTGGTTACAGAAAAGTCTAAACAAAACTTCTCTGAAAGTGTGAGCAGACTAGAAATTGATGATAAGAATGAGGAGTCAGCTAAGAAATCAAGTAATGGTAACTACAAAATATGGAAGTGTGGAGAAAAATTGGCAAGTGCTGCTCAGCACACTGAGCCCACTGCAGTAAATGATCAAACAACAGCAAATGCTGAGAATAACTATGTATTGTGGGATTTAGAACATGGGAATGTTTGGggtggtgaggacccaaaaccaaGTGTCGACGTACGCATTGAGGAAGACCTCTGTCTTCCGAAACCACCTCGTATTAGTCGTAAGAAACTACCTGTGAAAGATTTTCTTAAGGAAAGTCTACATAACTTGTCACAAAATGCTACACGTCCAGTACAAGAACTAGATCAGTGGGACACTGTAGAAGATCCCTTATCTTCATGGGAAAATAGGAAGAAAAACAATAATATGTCCACAGATGTAAGGAGGAGAGAGGATCATTCAAATGCGTCCTCAAAAGATTCGCAAGGAAAATTTGTACCTCAACCACAGAGGTCTTTAGGATGCTTTTCTCGGTCACGCAAATCTGCTTCCAGTGTATCTCAGAGGCAGTCACCATCTGAAATTTCAGATACTGCACATAAAATACGAGATATGCGACCTCCGAGATCATTATCTGCTGCAGGTAATTATGCTGTAAATGACAGGTCTAACTGGTCTAAATATTCTTCTTCTATAGAACCCACAGCTTGGAAATCAGAGCAGAATTTAACACCTGAAACATTATTGCATCAGTGTAAAGCTTTTCCAGGTACTTTTGAAGTAACAGATGGAAAGACATTGGTCAAAGATTCAATATATACAGATTGTGTAACAAATACACATTACTCAGATTTTTTACTGTTGCAGCAAGTTAACAGCAGTAAAGAGATTCCCAGTGATGTCAAAATAATAGTTGGAAGTTGTTATGCACCCATCACAGACAAAGGCAGTGCTGTAGTGCAGCCTGCAATGTCTCCCCATCTGCGCCAAAATGGGAAGTCAGTATTTGACAAAAGTTCCATGACAGAACATGAAGAAAATTTTACAAAGTTCTCTGAAACTGAATTTAAAGAACTGCTTAGAGCTTTTCCTGCCGTCCCCATACCTCACTTACAAGAGATATTTCAGAAATGCAATAGGGATATAAACTGGACTGTTGATGTGCTATTGGAGCTAGATTATAAGGGAGTAGAAGAGTCCCCTGGGATAGAGATGGCCTTGGAGCCATGTACTCTTAAGATTTCAGATAAATCTGAAAACGACCTACAAATTGGTGTTTTGCCATCAGTGGAGACAGAAAAAACTGATCAACAGTCTTCATACTCAAATACAAGGCACACATCTGAAGAATGTTGGCAGCCATCTGAATTAAAAAGTTGGCAGTATGAAAAAGAAACTGATAAGACAAATGCTACACCGACACGGCTCTCCCCCAGCAGAACCATTCGAAAAGATAAAAATATTTCACCCACAGCTAAAGAGCTGAAAGAGCATATTGAACAAAATATAGTGCTAAATAAGAACTGCTATTCAGAACACACACTGAGAATTAGGAAAATGAGGCACGGGGAATTATTAGACATGGGTGAGGTAACTACTAGTTCGAATAAAAACAATGACACCATCTTGCAGATTGAGGATTGTGATGAGGTCTCAGCTTCTCATGGAGTAATTGGGTCCTCAGCGAAACAGAATATTCTGGAACCGACTGCTTCAGGTGCCATGTTATACCCAGAGAATGCTGTTACTGATGCAGTTGTTGAGCATAATAATCAGAATACTGACATTTCTTCTACAAACGGTGATGAGGCAACAGGAATTTCTGACAGTGAAGCTTTTGTTGACATAAAACTTGGAGaagaatttgtgtcacaacttcatGAGCTATTTGGGAAGTCATCTTATACAACAGTATGTG AAACTTCTGCAACAGTGAAGCTCCCTCTCTGCCTGGCACTTCAGATCCACTACTATCTTATGAAGCATGAAGAAGAACAGATTAAACAACAGCAGGATGTTATGATTAAAGAAG ATGAGGAACTTGCAAGGAAAATACAAGAAAGCTATGGAAGGCGTTCTAAAGATGAAAAGGTCCCAGATCTTCGAGAAATTATGGATATGGAGATGGCATTGGCGTTGTATAAAGCTGACCAG ACATTTTCTCATCATGAAACAAAGGAAACATTGGCGATAAAGTTATCtaaaaaaattttatgtgaaatgttCCCAACATTCCGTAAAGAGGCAATTCTCGATGTATTCAGTTCTACGGGTAACTCTTTTGATAACACACTGGCTGTACTTATAGCTTCCACAAGTGAAGAAGAAGCAAAGGTTGCAATGAGCCCAGAAGCTCTTTCTGAACATCGTAGCCAATTGATAGAAGCTGCAGAAGAAACTGTGAAG AGAGGTGTTGAGACCACCAGTCCCTTAGAAGATTTTGatgacattacagctgatggaagaggcagtaatgtgTTGTATATTGTTGAAAGATACAGAGAACAAGCTGCACATCATTACAGGAGGAGAAGTGAATACCATATGAAAGCACAGGAAGCTTTCCAAAAAGGAATGCCTTCAGTGGCTCATTATTATTCACAGTTG GCCCGACTCCACAAAACTCACGCACAAGAAGCGAGTTGCCGTGCAGCGACAGCGATTAGTGCAGCAGCACCAGATTCTTCCAACTTAGACTTACACGGGTTGTATGTACGAGAGGCAGTCTGCCTCTTGGACAGTTTCCTGGATGCTCACATTATGCGACTCAAAGCAAGTGGGCAGTCACGGCGTGTCCTCCATGTGGTGACTGGTCGTGGTAACAACTCTCGTGGGGGTCAGCCTCGTTTACGCCCTGCCATTCTGCAGCGTCTCACACAGCGGAGTATTAA